The following nucleotide sequence is from Leptospira barantonii.
CGCCGCTTTCTGAGGATTTTCCTTGATGTATGTTCCGGTTTCATCAATAATTTGTTTCGCCTTTTCGGAAGTGTCTCCGGAGATCTGTTTGATCTTTTCTTTGAGATCGGAAACGTGCTCCAAGTATTCTTCGCGGGCTTTTCCGGTGATTCTTTTCGCTTTGTCCTTTAAGGATTCTACTTCTTCATTGAAATCTTCCGCTCTGGATGTCATGGATGATTCCTCCCGATTCTTTTTCTAAGTTTTCCATCTGTGGAATCAACCACTTTCACCGTTTCGGGATTAGGTTTTTCTCTCGAATTTTGAAGTCTAAATAAAAGAATGGAAGAATCCATTCCAGAAAAGGCGGAATGTCCGGAACCTTTCCGTTCGGCGAAGAATCGAACGAAAACGAACCTTCGTTCCCAAGTGAAAATCTTTCGCGTAACAATCAATCCTAAGACCAGGACAAACGTATGAATTGGATCAGCAAGCTGGTTCGTCTCAGAAGACGTCAAAAGCAGAGAATCTTCAATAAGGCGTATCGCCAAGCACTGAAATTGATGAAAAGGGAATTCAAAGCCGAGAGGGACAGACATCTTCAAGCGGAGAAAGAACTCGAAAAATATTATAGAAAAGACGTAGATACCGAAGCGAAGAAGACACGGAAAAAAATCCAGGAATTGGATAACTTCAAACTTCTTCTTGAAAGAAGGGAGATGGAATTGGATTCCAAGATCGTGTTCTTAAACGAACAGCTTCAAAAGATCGAAGAGCTCAAAGCGAGAATGGACGGCGCGGTCAATCTTATGGCGAGAGCCGGATCTCTTTCCAACGGCGCGGTCGACGACGCGGAAAAAATCAAACAAACCCTCAAAAAGGTTTTCTAATTTTTTATGACTTCTTCGGAACTGAACGATCTCAAGGAAAAAATTCCTTCGGGATGGGAAGTGCGGTTCCGAGACGAGGTTCCATTCTTATCAAAGACCTATTCGTTTAACAATTACTTAAGCGGTGTGAAGTTCGTGGACGCGATCGCAAACATCGCCGAAGAAATGGATCATCATCCCGATATTCTTCTCGTGTATCGAAAGGTTACCGTTGAAATTTTCACTCATTCTAAAAAGACGATCACGGATTTGGATCTTCGTTTCGTTCACGAAGCCGAGAAGGTCTACAAAGGTTGATCCCTAAGCGTTCATTTAAGGCGGCGCTCATCTTACTCGGCGACTTCGTTTAACAAAAAAGCCCGGTTTAGACCGGGCTTTTGCTTTATAGGGGCGCGAACTTCGAGTTCGCTTTAAAAGCTTGTTTTTTAAACGGAAATCAATCGGGAATTACGATATTGTCGTAGTTATCCGTAAAACGGTAACCGATTCCCCAGATCGTTTCGATCCATTCGGGTTGAGCGGAATTCTTTTCGAGTTTGGAACGGATTCTTTTTACGTGAGAATCGATCATTCTTTCAAAGCCGTCCCATTCCATTCCCCAAACAGCTTCGAGGATCATTTCTCTGGAGAAAACTTTGCCCGGAGAAGCCGCCATCAGTTGCAGAATATCGAATTCTTTTCTGGAGATGTTTACGATGTTGTCTTTCAGGGTCACTCTTCTACGAACCGGATCGATCTTCAAAGAGCCGCGGATGATTTCACCGCTTGCGCCGACGTTCGGTTTGATTCCCGCTTTTTTGTCCCATCTACGGAAAAACACGTCCACTCTTGTCTTGAGTTCGCGAACGGAAAAGGGTTTCGTAATGTAATCATCAGCGCCCAATTCCAGTCCCATAATTCTGTCGATTTCTTCGTTTCTTGCCGTAACGATGAAAATCGGAGTGTTTTCATCGTTACGTCTTACCGTCCTACAAACTTCGATTCCATCTATGTCGGGAAGGGAAAGATCTAAGATAACCATGTCGGGATGATTGGCTTTGTAGAATTTGAGGCCTTCTTCGCCGCTCGTTTGAAGAGTAGTAGAGTAGTGCGCCGAATCCAAGGATTTTCGGATTAAATTTCCGATATCCGGATCGTCTTCTATGACTAAAATTGTTTTCATTATCAAGCCCCCGTCAGAGATTAGAGGATAAAATTACCTTATCTGCAACAGATAAAACCGATGAAATGTTAATAAAGGAATTTTTTTTATTCGCCACAATTTTACCAGATTCTCAAGCGAATCATGAATTTGAGAATCCCGGTTTCTTCGACGAACGATGATAAAACTATGGTTTGTGGTAAATTATAATCAAATATTATATAAGTTTGAAAGTGTGTAAAAAATCATGAGTAACGCGTTGTCTTATCCGCTCACATGGGCGATCCTTTCGGTGAACGAAGACGGTCTCGATTCGGAGTCCGTTACTCGTCAATTGGACCTCAAACCCGATTTCAGTACTCCAAGAGCCGCGACGGACAAGGAAGGAAGCCCTTTGGGTTTCGGCCACTGGCAATTGCATTCCACTTTGGACGCGCAAGCTCCATT
It contains:
- a CDS encoding DUF883 family protein, translated to MTSRAEDFNEEVESLKDKAKRITGKAREEYLEHVSDLKEKIKQISGDTSEKAKQIIDETGTYIKENPQKAALIGLGVGLGLGLLVGMLIRRK
- a CDS encoding 4a-hydroxytetrahydrobiopterin dehydratase; this translates as MTSSELNDLKEKIPSGWEVRFRDEVPFLSKTYSFNNYLSGVKFVDAIANIAEEMDHHPDILLVYRKVTVEIFTHSKKTITDLDLRFVHEAEKVYKG
- a CDS encoding response regulator transcription factor — encoded protein: MKTILVIEDDPDIGNLIRKSLDSAHYSTTLQTSGEEGLKFYKANHPDMVILDLSLPDIDGIEVCRTVRRNDENTPIFIVTARNEEIDRIMGLELGADDYITKPFSVRELKTRVDVFFRRWDKKAGIKPNVGASGEIIRGSLKIDPVRRRVTLKDNIVNISRKEFDILQLMAASPGKVFSREMILEAVWGMEWDGFERMIDSHVKRIRSKLEKNSAQPEWIETIWGIGYRFTDNYDNIVIPD